Proteins from one Natrinema salifodinae genomic window:
- a CDS encoding universal stress protein, producing MATHVLVPLDGSPQSWAAFDYAVSNYDGGAITTLHVVDPIEGMYGDYDSYYDAQAYERALERGDELGDQARDRADDAGILETTVLESVVETGQPARTILEYVDENDVDHIVIGSHGRSGVARILLGSVAETVIRRAPVPVTVVR from the coding sequence ATGGCAACGCACGTGCTCGTCCCACTCGACGGATCGCCGCAATCGTGGGCCGCGTTCGACTACGCCGTCTCGAACTACGACGGCGGGGCGATCACGACGCTCCACGTCGTCGATCCGATCGAAGGCATGTACGGCGATTACGATAGCTACTACGACGCGCAGGCCTACGAACGGGCGCTCGAGCGCGGCGACGAACTCGGCGACCAGGCGCGCGACCGGGCCGACGACGCGGGGATCCTCGAAACGACCGTCCTCGAATCCGTCGTCGAAACCGGGCAACCCGCTCGAACGATCCTCGAGTACGTGGACGAGAACGACGTCGACCACATCGTCATCGGCAGTCACGGGCGATCCGGCGTCGCACGGATCCTCCTCGGGAGCGTCGCCGAAACCGTAATCAGACGAGCGCCGGTTCCGGTGACGGTCGTTCGATAA
- a CDS encoding universal stress protein: protein MAAEFDERAPELDVTTAVVRTTSFEGVAAGIREYVADHNIDCLVVGSHGRSNLRKQLLGSVTSTLIRTVDVPVLVVPRSSDVRE from the coding sequence ATCGCGGCCGAGTTCGACGAGAGGGCCCCCGAACTGGACGTGACGACCGCCGTCGTCCGGACGACCTCGTTCGAGGGCGTCGCCGCCGGCATCCGCGAGTACGTCGCCGACCACAACATCGACTGTCTCGTCGTCGGATCGCACGGTCGGTCGAACCTCCGGAAACAGCTTCTCGGCAGCGTCACGTCGACCCTGATACGAACGGTCGACGTCCCGGTGCTGGTCGTCCCCCGCTCTTCGGACGTGCGCGAGTAG
- a CDS encoding Lrp/AsnC family transcriptional regulator, with translation MSGTEPEIDEVDRGILHFLQKDARNNATREIGEAVGVSAGTVRNRIEKLEEAGVIRGYVPDINYEKAGYQLVILFTCTATNPSETLAKDILSTHGVVTVRKLLAGEENYHVTVVGTDTADVSEIANSIRESGLEIVRSEVLDEELVQPFNHFGEDVPRDDE, from the coding sequence ATGTCCGGAACCGAGCCCGAAATCGACGAAGTGGATCGGGGTATCCTCCACTTTCTTCAGAAAGACGCTCGGAACAACGCGACCAGAGAGATCGGTGAAGCGGTCGGCGTCTCCGCTGGAACCGTTCGGAACCGTATCGAGAAGCTCGAAGAAGCCGGCGTCATTCGGGGATACGTTCCCGATATCAACTACGAAAAGGCGGGCTATCAATTGGTTATTCTATTCACATGTACTGCGACCAACCCGTCGGAGACGCTTGCCAAAGACATTCTCAGCACACACGGCGTCGTCACGGTGCGGAAGTTGCTCGCCGGAGAAGAAAACTACCACGTGACGGTCGTCGGCACCGATACGGCCGACGTCTCTGAAATCGCCAATTCGATCCGCGAATCCGGACTCGAAATCGTTCGATCCGAGGTTCTAGATGAGGAGCTCGTCCAGCCGTTCAACCACTTCGGGGAAGACGTTCCCCGCGACGATGAATGA
- a CDS encoding response regulator has protein sequence MDSTQTQTKTGQRTGNSSLDILLVEDNPGDIRLTREALTEADLEYSLDVFTNGENVLHYLSENVPQPYPDLVFLDLDLPGKDGDEILETMRDDSQLRNLPVIVLTSSESREDIRRCYEATANAYVTKPTDHDRFITIMESIAQFWVEQAELPPDP, from the coding sequence GTGGATAGTACACAGACTCAGACGAAGACCGGTCAACGTACAGGTAACAGTTCTCTAGACATTTTGCTCGTCGAAGATAATCCGGGTGACATCCGCCTCACTCGAGAAGCGCTCACCGAGGCGGATCTGGAGTATTCGCTCGACGTCTTCACGAACGGAGAGAACGTGCTACACTACCTTTCGGAGAACGTCCCCCAGCCGTATCCGGATCTCGTCTTTCTCGATCTCGATCTTCCCGGAAAAGACGGCGACGAAATTCTCGAAACGATGAGAGACGACTCGCAACTCAGGAATCTACCCGTAATCGTTCTCACGAGTTCCGAATCCAGGGAGGATATTAGACGCTGTTACGAAGCGACCGCCAACGCGTACGTGACGAAACCGACGGACCACGATCGATTCATTACGATCATGGAATCGATTGCGCAGTTCTGGGTCGAGCAAGCGGAGTTACCGCCGGACCCGTAA